Proteins from one Oscillatoria nigro-viridis PCC 7112 genomic window:
- the vapC gene encoding type II toxin-antitoxin system tRNA(fMet)-specific endonuclease VapC, translated as MRFLLDTNICIYIIKQKPQKVFEKFQTVEIFDIGISSVTIAELEYGVYKSQRQEQNRAALTQFLITLPIVAFDERCTQTYGQIRAGLERQGIVAGAMDLLIASQAISLGLTLVTNNVRELSRIPGLTLENWVD; from the coding sequence ATGAGATTTTTACTGGATACTAACATCTGCATCTACATCATCAAGCAAAAACCCCAAAAAGTTTTCGAGAAATTCCAAACAGTTGAAATTTTTGATATCGGTATTTCATCTGTTACTATTGCTGAACTTGAGTATGGCGTTTACAAGAGTCAGCGTCAAGAGCAAAATCGGGCAGCACTTACTCAGTTTTTAATAACTTTACCAATAGTTGCTTTTGATGAAAGATGCACGCAAACTTATGGACAAATTAGAGCAGGATTAGAACGTCAAGGTATTGTCGCGGGTGCAATGGATTTGCTGATAGCTTCCCAAGCAATCAGTTTGGGGCTGACACTGGTGACGAATAATGTGAGAGAATTGTCCCGTATCCCAGGATTAACCTTAGAAAATTGGGTTGATTAG
- a CDS encoding metallophosphoesterase family protein, giving the protein MKFVSDPQIKVKIRKMKERVRWQEQSIVDRGIDQTRMVLETQTSDSPEFSFLVAGDSGTGNHRGHNPQRQVAELMLSERENCRFLIHTGDVVYLVGSSEYYLQNFIRPYREFIVGGEHPSRIAYDRMVFNFPFLPVPGNHDYYDLPIVYGLLSATALPLRRLLGSKLDLDVGWHGSDRGNAYAKAFLDYLQAHKMPEELDRHLDAHYSASTSTGRCLRYQPGRFTRLPNRYYTFRSGGIDFFALDSNTFNEPLPIPKTKQGDLRRQNLELDRQKLEQEKLAMLEMCDRLNPLIPEEAEQLDDLAAKLEQVDEILMDIDKQLSPNQTAATDVEQLEWLKKRLIASWADSEVRGRVIYLHHPPYVTETTKWNQAQTLAVRWRLREVLDGVADAVGDVARGRPLVDLVLTGHAHCLEYLRTGNTGHGDSGIHWIVCGGSGHSLRRQRPEGPVLQEVSSPEAYRWARQSGSETASRRVAESLLFVGRSGQGSHKRRPYSCLRIDVLDGCPPKFRIRPLVVERFEGKWQEISIEPFVI; this is encoded by the coding sequence TTGAAATTCGTTTCCGACCCGCAAATAAAAGTCAAAATCCGCAAAATGAAAGAGCGGGTGCGGTGGCAAGAACAGTCGATCGTCGATCGGGGAATAGACCAAACTCGGATGGTTTTAGAAACTCAAACCAGCGACTCTCCAGAGTTTTCGTTTTTAGTCGCAGGCGACAGCGGCACGGGCAATCACCGCGGCCACAATCCCCAGCGGCAAGTGGCCGAACTGATGCTCTCGGAGCGCGAAAATTGCCGTTTCCTCATCCACACGGGCGATGTCGTTTATCTCGTCGGTTCCAGCGAATATTACTTGCAAAACTTTATTCGCCCCTACCGAGAATTTATAGTCGGCGGCGAGCATCCCTCTCGGATTGCCTACGATCGCATGGTGTTTAACTTTCCGTTTTTGCCCGTACCGGGAAACCACGACTATTACGACTTGCCCATAGTCTACGGCCTTCTGTCGGCGACAGCTTTGCCGCTGCGCCGGCTGTTGGGTTCCAAGTTGGATCTCGATGTCGGCTGGCACGGTTCCGATCGCGGAAATGCCTACGCCAAAGCGTTTCTCGACTACCTGCAAGCTCACAAAATGCCGGAAGAACTCGATCGCCACCTAGACGCCCACTACAGCGCCAGCACCAGCACCGGCCGCTGCCTCCGCTACCAACCCGGACGCTTTACCCGCTTACCCAACCGCTACTACACGTTCCGCAGCGGCGGTATCGACTTCTTCGCCCTCGACTCCAACACCTTCAACGAGCCCTTGCCGATCCCGAAAACCAAACAGGGCGACCTTCGCCGCCAGAATTTGGAACTCGACCGGCAGAAGTTGGAACAAGAAAAATTGGCAATGCTCGAAATGTGCGATCGGCTCAACCCCCTAATTCCCGAGGAAGCCGAACAGCTAGACGACTTAGCCGCCAAATTAGAGCAAGTTGACGAAATCCTGATGGACATTGACAAACAACTGTCGCCCAACCAAACAGCGGCCACCGACGTTGAACAGCTCGAATGGCTGAAAAAAAGACTGATTGCGTCTTGGGCTGATTCCGAGGTGCGGGGGCGGGTAATTTACCTGCACCATCCCCCCTACGTGACCGAGACGACAAAGTGGAATCAAGCTCAAACTTTGGCGGTTCGGTGGCGATTGCGCGAGGTTCTCGACGGGGTGGCCGATGCTGTTGGGGATGTGGCGCGGGGGCGTCCGCTAGTAGATTTGGTGCTGACCGGCCACGCTCACTGTTTGGAATACCTGCGGACTGGGAATACCGGACACGGCGACTCTGGGATTCATTGGATTGTCTGCGGGGGAAGCGGCCACAGTCTCCGCCGCCAGCGCCCGGAAGGGCCGGTGTTGCAGGAAGTATCGAGTCCTGAAGCTTATCGGTGGGCGCGGCAGTCGGGTTCCGAAACAGCCAGCCGGCGGGTAGCGGAATCTTTGCTATTTGTCGGCCGCAGCGGTCAAGGTTCCCACAAACGCCGTCCTTATTCGTGTTTGCGGATTGATGTTCTCGACGGGTGTCCCCCGAAGTTCCGCATCCGACCTTTGGTTGTCGAACGATTTGAGGGGAAATGGCAGGAGATCTCGATCGAACCTTTTGTAATTTAA
- a CDS encoding antitoxin: MNTAKLSLADDYQTVILPKEFHFAGNEVYVKKIGDALVLISKENPWTTFFDSLNMFSDDFMLVREQLPVESREDFE; the protein is encoded by the coding sequence ATGAATACTGCTAAATTATCGCTAGCTGATGACTATCAGACAGTCATATTACCCAAAGAATTCCATTTTGCAGGAAATGAAGTGTACGTCAAAAAAATAGGAGATGCTCTTGTCCTGATCTCGAAAGAAAATCCTTGGACAACTTTTTTTGATAGTTTGAATATGTTCTCGGACGACTTTATGCTAGTTAGGGAGCAGCTTCCTGTGGAGAGTAGAGAGGATTTTGAATGA
- a CDS encoding FxLYD domain-containing protein, protein MAQNSPVDEPFCYMKTPDGKTVDLGKLCEKQPASGTSQTCIPGSNIAAKVSIAAANYDGNFFSGQVLNQGCKTIKNVKVNYEVLDESGNLIDNGFIYAEPVTLAPGQSATFRGEVVTGDQVLATHADGQE, encoded by the coding sequence ATGGCTCAAAACTCACCAGTTGACGAGCCGTTTTGCTACATGAAAACCCCCGACGGCAAAACAGTAGACTTGGGCAAGTTGTGCGAGAAACAGCCAGCTTCTGGAACTTCCCAAACTTGCATTCCCGGTTCCAACATTGCTGCAAAAGTGTCAATTGCGGCGGCAAATTATGACGGCAACTTTTTCAGCGGTCAAGTCCTTAATCAAGGCTGCAAAACAATCAAGAATGTCAAAGTCAATTATGAAGTTTTGGACGAGTCAGGCAATTTAATTGACAACGGATTTATCTACGCTGAACCAGTTACTCTTGCACCCGGACAGTCAGCCACTTTTCGGGGCGAAGTGGTCACGGGGGATCAGGTACTAGCGACTCATGCAGACGGGCAAGAATGA
- a CDS encoding ABC transporter ATP-binding protein — MKTRSTYWQILPYLRPQKHTIGKALACTVVFTVFWPIIAWLVGETAKFIGKGDLQGFAQIAALSAIIFLLRGTAQYGQDTLMAKAALTIALELRKKVYSHLQKLNLGYFETAKTGDLSYRLTEDIDRIGEVVNKFFHQFIPCVLQLIAVMGYMIYLNWQLTLGALIIAPLMAILIGWFGERLLSYSRQSQNRISDLSALLTEVFSGIRLIKAFVAEDYEIARFAEEAEQNRRAKYLSERVKALQFVVVGFLEAMSVILLFFLGGWQIARGNLTGTQFISYIAGVALLIDPIAITTANYGDFKQGEASSDRIFELLAIEPTVVEKRGAIELPHVTGKVEYRNINFAYNSETPVLQNMSLLVLPGEMIALVGASGAGKTTLVNLLPRFYDPQAGQILIDGIDIQDVTLNTLRRQIGIVPQETILFSGTIAQNIAFGQSYYELKDVQKAAEIANAHQFISEFPDGYQTWVGERGVNLSGGQKQRIAIARAVLLDPRILILDEATSALDSESEGLVQEALERLMRDRTVFIIAHRLATVRRADRILVLEKGRIVESGTHEELLEKGDRYAGYYAQQFSQ, encoded by the coding sequence TTGAAAACTCGATCGACATACTGGCAAATCTTACCCTACCTCCGTCCCCAAAAACACACCATCGGTAAAGCATTAGCTTGTACCGTAGTATTTACCGTATTTTGGCCGATTATAGCGTGGCTGGTTGGCGAAACAGCCAAATTTATAGGTAAAGGAGATTTACAAGGATTCGCTCAAATTGCTGCACTCAGCGCCATTATATTTCTACTTCGCGGTACGGCCCAGTACGGTCAAGATACGCTGATGGCAAAAGCAGCTTTGACTATTGCTTTAGAACTCCGGAAAAAAGTCTACTCCCACCTGCAAAAACTCAATCTCGGATACTTTGAAACTGCCAAAACCGGAGACTTATCCTACCGCCTCACCGAAGATATTGACCGCATTGGCGAAGTCGTAAATAAATTTTTTCATCAGTTTATCCCTTGTGTTTTGCAGCTAATTGCCGTCATGGGATATATGATTTATCTCAACTGGCAATTAACTTTGGGTGCATTAATTATTGCACCGCTGATGGCTATCTTAATTGGTTGGTTTGGCGAGAGACTGCTGAGTTACTCGCGCCAAAGTCAAAATCGCATCTCTGATTTATCCGCTTTGCTGACAGAAGTATTCAGCGGCATTCGTTTAATCAAAGCATTTGTGGCTGAAGACTACGAAATTGCCCGCTTTGCAGAAGAAGCAGAACAAAACCGCCGCGCTAAGTATTTGTCAGAAAGAGTAAAAGCACTTCAGTTCGTTGTAGTTGGCTTTTTGGAAGCGATGAGCGTGATTTTGCTTTTTTTCCTCGGAGGTTGGCAAATTGCTCGAGGAAATCTCACAGGTACTCAATTTATCAGTTATATCGCAGGGGTGGCACTTTTAATTGACCCGATCGCCATTACAACTGCTAATTACGGGGACTTTAAGCAGGGAGAAGCTTCGAGCGATCGCATTTTTGAATTATTAGCAATTGAACCCACAGTAGTTGAAAAACGGGGGGCAATTGAACTTCCCCACGTTACCGGCAAAGTCGAATACCGCAATATTAATTTTGCCTATAACTCAGAGACACCCGTTCTGCAAAACATGAGTTTGTTGGTGCTTCCCGGAGAAATGATTGCCCTTGTAGGCGCATCCGGTGCGGGGAAAACTACGTTAGTAAACTTGTTACCCAGATTTTACGATCCGCAAGCGGGACAGATTTTAATTGACGGTATTGATATTCAAGATGTCACCTTAAATACTCTGCGGAGGCAAATCGGAATTGTACCGCAAGAAACGATTTTATTTTCGGGTACAATTGCTCAAAATATCGCTTTCGGTCAATCTTATTATGAACTGAAAGATGTGCAAAAAGCTGCGGAGATTGCTAACGCTCATCAATTTATTAGTGAGTTTCCCGACGGCTATCAAACTTGGGTAGGAGAAAGGGGTGTAAATTTATCTGGTGGACAGAAACAAAGAATTGCGATCGCCCGTGCAGTTTTGCTCGATCCGAGAATATTGATTTTGGATGAAGCGACATCGGCGCTGGATTCGGAATCCGAAGGTTTAGTGCAAGAAGCGCTGGAAAGATTGATGCGCGATCGCACGGTGTTTATTATCGCTCACCGGTTGGCTACTGTGCGGAGAGCCGATCGCATTTTAGTGTTGGAAAAAGGCAGAATTGTGGAATCTGGGACGCACGAGGAGTTGCTCGAAAAGGGCGATCGCTACGCAGGCTACTACGCTCAACAGTTTAGTCAGTAG
- a CDS encoding DUF3891 family protein, translated as MIANLTATGWEIIYHRAHALLAAQLGGQWKRSKSPVRLYETIAAISHHDDLEKEWEENILTEAGAPFDFTLQTETSLPKIKAMTENALYRGRWVAMLISMHMSYLNEGKRGESKELDEFLDEQLENQKKWQKELQISEEDAKAAYAFFQWCDRLSLILCSRELPAGERALEISVGPDGKRYDIVQHSNELVTVTPWPFECDKFTVNVEACHLDRVKFDSNQEIKEALHKAPREVLEWTFVKS; from the coding sequence ATGATTGCTAACTTAACCGCCACCGGCTGGGAAATTATTTACCACCGCGCCCACGCTTTGCTCGCGGCGCAACTTGGCGGACAGTGGAAGCGCTCGAAATCTCCGGTTCGCCTTTACGAAACCATAGCGGCGATTTCTCATCACGACGATTTGGAGAAAGAGTGGGAAGAAAATATTTTAACTGAAGCGGGCGCGCCCTTTGATTTTACCTTGCAGACAGAAACCTCTCTGCCGAAAATTAAAGCCATGACGGAGAATGCCCTATATCGCGGTAGGTGGGTAGCCATGCTGATTTCTATGCACATGAGCTATCTCAACGAAGGCAAGCGGGGAGAGTCGAAAGAACTCGACGAGTTTTTGGACGAACAACTGGAAAATCAAAAAAAATGGCAAAAAGAGTTGCAAATTTCCGAGGAAGATGCTAAAGCAGCTTATGCTTTTTTCCAGTGGTGCGATCGGCTATCGTTAATTCTTTGCAGCCGCGAGTTACCCGCCGGAGAACGAGCTTTAGAAATTAGTGTCGGCCCGGACGGCAAGCGCTACGATATTGTACAGCACAGCAACGAACTCGTGACTGTAACTCCTTGGCCTTTTGAATGCGATAAATTTACTGTGAACGTCGAAGCGTGCCACTTGGATCGAGTCAAGTTCGACAGCAACCAGGAAATCAAGGAAGCGCTGCACAAAGCTCCCCGCGAAGTCTTAGAGTGGACTTTTGTCAAGTCCTAA
- a CDS encoding YegS/Rv2252/BmrU family lipid kinase — protein MKRSACLIFNPVAGNSDPDQDLARIQELLEPFIDLDIRLTTPEVDADDIAREAVARGVEAIIASGGDGTLSAVAGAIVGTNIPLGIISRGTANAFANALDLPNTIEAACATILGGLTRVVDAGICNGEMPMVLLAGVGFEAETVELADREMKNRWGMLAYILSGIKQLNNLERFEAEIETDDKIISLTAVAVTVANAAPPTSILAQGPAGIIFDDGLLDVTLVAPENKAGAIAASYHLLQTALSGNPTDRDDIGYLRAKKVTISADPPQKVVVDGEIIGMTPVSIECVPGGLTIFVPRVEEEPVVEKLTGLADIEITLKPVT, from the coding sequence ATGAAACGTTCAGCTTGCCTTATTTTCAATCCCGTCGCCGGTAATAGCGACCCCGACCAAGACTTAGCTAGAATTCAGGAACTTTTAGAGCCTTTTATTGACTTAGACATTCGGCTGACAACCCCAGAAGTAGACGCAGATGACATTGCCCGCGAAGCAGTGGCTAGGGGAGTTGAGGCAATTATTGCTTCCGGGGGCGACGGCACATTGTCAGCAGTTGCCGGGGCGATTGTGGGTACAAATATTCCTTTAGGAATTATTTCGCGGGGAACTGCTAATGCTTTTGCTAATGCTTTAGACCTTCCAAATACAATTGAAGCCGCCTGCGCCACTATTTTGGGAGGGTTGACGCGGGTGGTGGATGCGGGGATTTGCAACGGTGAAATGCCGATGGTTTTGTTAGCTGGAGTGGGTTTTGAGGCGGAAACCGTCGAACTAGCCGATCGCGAAATGAAGAATCGCTGGGGAATGCTGGCTTACATTTTGTCAGGAATTAAACAGTTAAACAATTTAGAAAGATTTGAAGCGGAAATCGAAACCGATGATAAAATTATCAGCCTTACTGCTGTGGCGGTGACAGTGGCGAATGCAGCGCCGCCTACTTCCATTTTAGCTCAAGGGCCTGCCGGGATTATTTTTGATGACGGCTTGCTGGACGTAACGCTGGTGGCGCCTGAGAATAAAGCTGGGGCGATCGCAGCTTCTTATCACCTTTTGCAAACAGCTTTGAGCGGCAATCCTACAGATCGCGACGACATCGGTTATTTGCGGGCAAAAAAAGTAACAATTAGTGCCGATCCGCCTCAAAAAGTGGTTGTAGACGGCGAAATCATCGGCATGACTCCGGTTTCTATTGAGTGCGTTCCGGGAGGTTTAACTATTTTTGTACCGCGAGTTGAAGAAGAGCCCGTGGTGGAAAAACTCACCGGTTTAGCGGACATCGAAATTACATTGAAACCCGTAACTTAA
- a CDS encoding WD40 domain-containing protein yields the protein MIPISLDLVISLLTAIPFGTVKDKFQRNETVIKILKRFNLDPDAPPADFSGVYVYTLVEYGAGKPKQILELFRQKEIESAFRKAFESDSPAILIQAGDDFLNESALGREIRDLGIDPRREFMAFAAVFMEVAKRTRTLGDVMVGNAIASLQKRLSMVMDRIERLPTLEGIRTEFARLEAEDYPALPAAASTNIQKSQAFILSQQVRGWFETLSYKFEKYEIWGDNYFEWIINVPVRRNRYDRILVRGIAGEAGLRDILALRESVEKQRTDEGWLVTARRISRAARDEVEKDENSDLACFTFDELLDQDADFTAYLDWLETAIKKRGIDTKYVPLACTKDEIDPDTQCKIGVSHYDGRDGWIEGYIDLWLNDPVKEHISVLGEFGTGKTWFAMHYAWMALQRYRDAQKRGLERPRLPLVIPLRDYAKAVSVESLFSEFFFRKHEIPLAGYSAFEQLNRMGKFLLIFDGFDEMAAKCDRQEMINNFWELAKTVVPGAKVILTCRTEHFPEAKEGRALLNAELQASTTILTGETPQFEVLELEKFNDEQIGQALSFQTEAATVEKVMGNPQLLDLARRPVMTELILEALPDIEAGKPVDMSRIYLYAVRRKIERDIKAERTFTSVADKLYFLCELSWEMLSTDQMSLNYRGFPDRIRSLFGSVVQEEKDLDHWHYDMMGQTMLIRNADGDYAPAHRSLLEFFVAYKFAAELGVLAADFTELVAPEQSCVNPDAAPQEYTWSNYCRLQAQKRNKGELIAALKGFAAEDLGQLRHSFGQAPLTKAVMDLLLPMVSETGVLPLLEILAATRGKTESEVGYVGGNAATLLVKKDNAALEGKDLSHTIIKGGDFTKASLRRVNLTETNLSESVFAKAFSTVNSVSFSPDGKLFSTGGRDGVVRLWDAVSAKEILTCQAGKNSVHSVAFSSDGERLASDSVDNNIQLWDSHTGECLRTFTGHENSVRSVAFSPDGEWLASGSYDKTIKLWNSHTGECLRTLKGHKNSISSVTFSPDGEWLASGSFDNTIKLWDKHTGECLPTFTGHENSILSVAFSPDGEWLASGSYDKTIKLWNSHTGECLRTFTGHENSVCSVAFSPDGEWLVSGSFDNNIKLWDRHTGECLRTFTGHEYSLLSVAFSPDGQCLISASHDNRIKLWNSHTGECFRTLTGYENAVISVVFSPDGQWFASGSSDNSIKIWDSTTRKCIKTFKGHENKVRSVAFSPDGEWLVSGSLDNKVKLWNSHTGKCMKTFIGHESWIYSVAFSPNSKWLVSGSYDNTIKFWNNHTGECLRTLMGHEDRVRSVAFSPDGEWLVSGSSDNTIKLWNSHSGECLRTFTGHNNWVNSVTFSFDGELIASGSDDYTIKLWNSHSGECLRTFIGHNNSIYSVAFSPENQQFASGSDDNTIKLWDGNTGECLRTLTGHENAVISVVFSPSGEWLASGSGDNTIKLWNVNKGECIKTLTDGLYENMNIAGVTGLTEVEKATLKALGAVEN from the coding sequence ATGATCCCAATTAGTCTCGACTTAGTTATCAGCCTCCTGACGGCAATTCCCTTCGGCACCGTCAAAGACAAGTTTCAGCGCAACGAAACTGTCATCAAAATCTTAAAAAGATTTAACCTCGACCCCGATGCTCCGCCGGCAGATTTTAGCGGAGTTTATGTTTATACTTTAGTAGAGTACGGCGCAGGCAAACCCAAGCAGATTTTAGAACTATTTCGCCAAAAAGAGATTGAATCAGCATTTCGCAAAGCTTTCGAGTCCGATAGCCCAGCCATTTTAATTCAAGCAGGCGATGACTTTCTCAACGAAAGTGCTTTGGGGCGAGAAATTCGAGATTTAGGCATTGACCCCAGACGGGAATTCATGGCATTTGCGGCCGTGTTTATGGAAGTCGCAAAACGGACGCGCACGCTGGGAGATGTGATGGTGGGAAATGCGATCGCCTCTTTGCAAAAACGCCTATCTATGGTAATGGATCGCATCGAACGCCTCCCCACGCTGGAAGGAATTCGCACCGAATTTGCGCGGTTGGAAGCCGAAGATTATCCCGCACTTCCCGCAGCAGCATCAACTAATATTCAAAAGTCTCAAGCCTTTATTTTATCGCAACAAGTTCGCGGTTGGTTTGAAACATTAAGTTATAAGTTTGAGAAATATGAAATCTGGGGAGATAACTATTTTGAATGGATTATCAATGTCCCGGTTAGACGCAATCGGTACGATCGCATTTTAGTGCGCGGAATTGCCGGAGAAGCGGGACTCAGAGACATCTTAGCCTTGCGCGAGTCGGTGGAAAAACAGCGCACCGATGAAGGATGGTTAGTCACCGCCCGCCGGATCAGTCGCGCCGCGCGGGATGAAGTTGAAAAAGATGAAAATAGCGATCTAGCTTGCTTTACTTTCGATGAATTGCTCGACCAAGATGCCGATTTTACCGCTTATCTGGATTGGCTGGAAACTGCAATCAAAAAGCGGGGAATTGATACTAAATACGTACCGCTAGCTTGTACGAAAGACGAAATCGACCCAGATACTCAGTGCAAAATAGGCGTCAGTCATTATGACGGGCGAGATGGCTGGATCGAAGGTTATATTGACCTGTGGTTGAATGACCCAGTAAAAGAACATATTTCAGTTTTAGGAGAATTTGGAACCGGGAAAACTTGGTTTGCGATGCACTATGCTTGGATGGCGCTGCAACGCTACCGAGATGCTCAAAAGCGCGGCTTAGAACGTCCGCGTTTGCCGTTAGTAATTCCTTTGCGGGATTACGCCAAAGCAGTTAGTGTCGAGTCGCTATTTTCCGAGTTTTTCTTTCGGAAGCACGAGATACCTTTGGCGGGTTATTCGGCCTTTGAACAACTGAATCGCATGGGTAAATTTCTGCTGATTTTCGACGGTTTTGATGAAATGGCCGCCAAGTGCGATCGGCAGGAAATGATTAACAACTTTTGGGAATTAGCAAAAACCGTCGTTCCCGGCGCAAAAGTCATCCTCACTTGCCGTACCGAACACTTTCCCGAAGCCAAGGAAGGACGGGCATTGTTAAATGCCGAACTGCAAGCATCAACAACTATTTTAACAGGCGAAACTCCTCAATTTGAAGTATTAGAATTAGAGAAATTTAACGACGAGCAAATTGGGCAAGCGCTGTCATTTCAAACAGAAGCGGCGACAGTGGAAAAAGTGATGGGAAACCCGCAACTATTGGATTTAGCGCGTCGCCCGGTGATGACCGAGTTAATTTTGGAAGCATTGCCCGATATTGAAGCAGGAAAACCAGTGGATATGTCGCGGATTTATTTGTATGCGGTGCGGCGGAAGATAGAGAGAGATATCAAAGCAGAACGTACTTTTACTTCTGTAGCAGATAAGCTTTATTTCTTGTGCGAGTTATCGTGGGAAATGCTGTCTACAGACCAAATGAGCCTCAATTATCGCGGTTTTCCCGATCGCATCCGCAGCTTGTTTGGTTCCGTCGTGCAAGAGGAAAAAGACTTAGACCACTGGCATTATGACATGATGGGTCAAACGATGCTGATTCGCAATGCAGATGGCGATTATGCTCCGGCGCACCGTTCGTTATTAGAGTTTTTTGTCGCTTATAAATTTGCAGCGGAATTGGGAGTTTTGGCTGCAGATTTTACCGAATTAGTTGCGCCGGAACAGTCTTGTGTCAACCCTGATGCAGCACCTCAAGAATATACTTGGTCTAATTATTGTCGGCTTCAGGCCCAGAAGAGAAATAAGGGTGAACTTATCGCAGCTTTGAAGGGATTTGCTGCTGAAGATTTAGGGCAACTTCGCCACAGTTTCGGACAAGCGCCGCTGACGAAAGCAGTCATGGATTTGTTGTTACCGATGGTTTCTGAAACTGGCGTTTTGCCTCTTCTAGAAATTCTGGCAGCAACGCGAGGTAAAACTGAAAGCGAAGTAGGCTACGTGGGAGGGAATGCGGCGACGCTGTTAGTAAAAAAGGACAATGCTGCTTTAGAAGGAAAAGACCTTTCTCATACCATCATTAAAGGTGGTGATTTTACAAAGGCTAGCCTGCGGCGCGTCAATTTGACTGAGACAAATTTATCAGAATCTGTTTTTGCTAAAGCGTTTAGTACAGTTAATTCTGTCTCATTTAGTCCCGATGGCAAACTGTTTTCTACAGGTGGTAGAGATGGTGTTGTTCGTTTGTGGGATGCAGTAAGTGCCAAAGAAATTTTAACTTGTCAGGCAGGTAAAAATTCAGTGCATTCAGTTGCTTTCAGTTCGGATGGTGAAAGGCTTGCCAGTGACAGTGTTGACAATAATATCCAGCTTTGGGATAGTCATACAGGAGAATGTTTGCGGACTTTCACCGGACATGAAAACTCAGTGCGTTCAGTTGCCTTTAGTCCCGATGGTGAATGGCTTGCTAGTGGCAGTTATGACAAGACTATCAAGCTTTGGAATAGCCATACAGGAGAGTGTTTGCGGACTTTAAAAGGACATAAAAATTCTATAAGTTCAGTTACCTTTAGTCCCGACGGTGAATGGCTTGCCAGTGGCAGTTTTGATAATACTATCAAGCTTTGGGATAAGCATACTGGAGAATGCTTGCCGACTTTTACCGGACATGAAAATTCGATTCTTTCAGTGGCTTTTAGTCCCGATGGTGAATGGCTTGCTAGTGGCAGTTATGACAAGACTATCAAGCTTTGGAATAGCCATACCGGAGAGTGTTTGCGAACTTTCACCGGACATGAAAATAGCGTGTGTTCAGTTGCCTTTAGTCCCGATGGTGAATGGCTAGTCAGTGGCAGTTTTGATAATAATATCAAGCTTTGGGATAGGCATACTGGAGAGTGTTTGCGGACTTTCACCGGACATGAATATTCGCTTCTTTCAGTCGCCTTTAGTCCCGACGGTCAATGCCTGATTAGTGCCAGCCATGATAATAGAATTAAGCTTTGGAATAGCCATACCGGAGAATGTTTTCGGACTTTGACCGGATATGAAAACGCGGTTATTTCAGTCGTATTTAGTCCAGACGGTCAATGGTTTGCCAGTGGTAGTAGTGATAATAGTATTAAAATCTGGGATAGCACTACTAGAAAGTGTATAAAGACTTTCAAAGGACATGAAAATAAAGTGCGTTCAGTCGCATTTAGTCCCGATGGTGAATGGCTTGTCAGTGGCAGTTTGGACAACAAAGTTAAACTTTGGAATAGCCATACAGGAAAGTGTATGAAGACTTTTATAGGACATGAAAGTTGGATTTATTCAGTCGCATTTAGTCCTAACAGTAAATGGCTAGTCAGTGGTAGTTATGACAATACTATCAAGTTTTGGAATAACCATACCGGAGAGTGTTTGCGGACTCTCATGGGCCATGAAGATAGAGTGCGTTCAGTGGCTTTCAGTCCCGATGGTGAATGGCTAGTCAGTGGCAGTAGTGACAATACTATCAAGCTTTGGAATAGTCATAGCGGAGAGTGTTTGCGGACTTTCACCGGACACAATAATTGGGTGAATTCAGTCACTTTTAGTTTTGATGGTGAATTGATTGCAAGCGGCAGTGATGACTACACTATCAAGCTTTGGAATAGCCATAGCGGAGAATGTTTGCGGACTTTCATCGGACATAACAATTCGATTTACTCAGTCGCATTCAGTCCCGAAAATCAACAGTTTGCAAGTGGCAGTGATGACAACACTATCAAGCTTTGGGATGGCAATACTGGAGAGTGTTTGCGGACTTTAACCGGACATGAAAACGCCGTTATTTCAGTCGTATTCAGTCCCAGCGGTGAATGGCTTGCCAGTGGCAGTGGTGACAACACGATTAAACTCTGGAATGTCAATAAAGGAGAGTGCATAAAGACTCTCACAGACGGACTTTATGAAAATATGAATATTGCTGGAGTTACGGGTTTAACGGAAGTTGAAAAAGCCACGCTCAAAGCTTTAGGGGCTGTGGAAAATTAA